GATCACGAAGCGGGAGGACCCGCGGGACGTGCTGGTCTCGCCGAGCTATGCCTCGCTGCAGGCGTTGCCGAAGGGGGCGAGGCTGGGCACGAGCAGTCCGCGCCGGGCGGCGCAGATGCGGGCCTGGCGGCCCGACCTAGCGGTGCTGCCCATCCGGGGAAACGTGGGCACGCGGATCGCGAAGGCGGGCGGGCCGGGGTTCGACGGCGTGGTGCTGGCGGCGGCAGGCGTTCACCGGCTAGGCATGCATAGGCACATCAGGGAATATATCGCTCCGAGTATCTGTATCCCGGAGCCAGGGCAGGGCGCGCTGGCCCTGGAGGTTCGCGCCGGCGATGGGGCGACGGCGAAGATCGCGGCTGCGGCGCGGGACCGGGCGGCCACGGCGGCCGTGACGGCGGAGGTGGCGGTGCTGCGCGCCTTGGGCGGCGGCTGCAAGACGCCCATCGCGGCATACGCCGAGCGCAAGGGCGCGAAGCTCTATCTGCGCGCGATGGTCTCCGATACGGCGGGGCGGCGGGTGCTGAGGGCGACGGCGAGCGGCACAGACAATCACCCCGAGCGCCTGGGCACACGCCTGGCGAACCGCCTCCTGGCGATGGGCGCGGCCGACGTGCTCGCGGGAGAGAAAGAGAAGGCATGAGCAGAGAACGAGCGGCGAAGCCTCTAAGCGGGAAGCGTGTGATGGTGACGCGCTCCCCAGACCAATCTTCGGCCTTTGCCAATCTCCTGGCGGAGGCGGGTGCGGCGCCGGTGGTGATCCCGGCGATCATCGTGGGGCCGCCACCGGACTGGCGGCCTATGGATGAGGCCATCGCGCGCCTTGGCAATCACGATTGGGTGGTCTTCACCAGCTCCAACGGCGTTGACTATTTCTTCAAGCGGCTTGCGCACGCCGGGAAGGATGCCGCCGCCCTGGCGGGCAACAAGGTGGCGACGGTTGGGCGCGCGACGGCGAACACGCTGAGAGGGCACTGTCGTGAGCCGGATTTCGTGCCGTCCAAGCACACATCGGAAGTGCTGGTGAAGGAGATGGGCGAGGCGAGGCTGAAGGGCAAGCGCGTCCTGACGCCGCGCTCGGACATCGCGCCGGACGCGATCGTGAAGCAGATGCAGGCGATGGGAGCGACGGTGACCGATGTGCCCGCCTACCATACGGCCATGCCGGAGGAATCGCGGACGAAGGCCGTGCGGGCGATGACCGGAGGCGAAGTGGACATCGTGACGTTCACAAGCTCGTCCACGGTGATGAGCCTGATGACACTCCTGGGCGATAAGGCGAGGCCGCTTATCAACGGGGTCACGGTGGCATGCATCGGCCCCGTGACGGCCAAGACGGCGGAGGAGAACGGCCTGCGGGTGGATGTGATGGCGGGCGACAATACGACGACCGGGTTGGTGGCGGCGCTGGAGGCGTGGGCGGCGAGAAAGGGAGGATAGGGATGGCGGCGATATTTCCCGTCTTGCGGATGCGGCGGTTGCGGCGGAGCGAGCCGGTGCGGCAGCTGGTGCGCGAGACTTCGCTTTCGCCCCAGGACTTCATCTATCCGATGTTCGTGACACACGGGAAGGGCGTGCGCAAGGAGATCTCGGCGATGCCGGGCTGCTACCACCTTTCGCCGGACGAGGCGGTTCGCGAGGCTCAGGAGGTGAAGCGCCTGGGCATCCCGGCGGTGCTGCTCTTCGGCATCCCAGCATCGAAAGACGGCGTTGGGAGCGAGGCCTATGTGGAGAGCGGCATCGTGCAGCAGGCGGTGCGGGCGATCAAGCAGGCCGTTCCAGAGATAGTCGTCGTTACGGACGTCTGCCTGTGCGAATATACCGACCACGGGCACTGTGGCATCGTAGTGGACGGGCATGTGGAGAATGACAAGAGCCTGGAGCTCATCGCGCAGGCGGCGCTTTCACACGCCAAGGCGGGGGCGGACGTCGTCGCGCCGTCAGACATGATGGACGGGCGCGTGGCGGCGATCCGAAGACTCCTGGACGCCGACGGCTTCAGCACAACGCCCATCATGTCCTACGCGGCGAAGTACGCTTCCGCGTTCTTCGGGCCATTCCGCGAAGCGGCAGGCTCGGCGCCGCAGTTCGGCGACCGGCGCGGGTACCAGATGGACCCGGCGAACGCGCGGGAGGCGCTGCGCGAGATGGAGATGGATATTGGCGAAGGGGCGGACATCATCATGGTGAAGCCGGCACTGGCCTATCTGGATATCATCGCGCGGGCACGGCAGCGGTTCGACCTGCCCATAGCGGCATACAATGTGAGCGGCGAGTATTCGATGCTGAAGGCGGCGGCGCGCAACGGCTGGCTGGACGAGCGGCGCTCCGTGATGGAGGCGCTAACGGGCATCAAGCGCGCGGGGGCGGACATCATCATCACCTACCACGCCAAGGATGCGGCGAAGTGGCTGAGCGAGTAAAATTGCCAGCCGTGGATGAAACATTTTGAGAGGATTTTCCGTCTTATCGCTATGGAGGAATTCCATTCGTTCTATAAGCACGAGCAGGCATGGTTCTGGTCGGCGTCGTGGCAAGAGGCCGAAGCGGAGGCAGAGGCGGATATCAAGGCCGGCCGGGTGAAGAAGTTCGCCTCTGCTGAGGCCATGCTGCGGGACCTCGATGCCTAGCCGCTCCGAAAGGCTCTTTCAAGAGGCACAGCGGTATCTGCCCGGCGGCGTTGACAGCCCGGTTCGCGCCTTCCGCGCGGTGGGCGGCGCGCCGCGATTCATCGCGCGCGGCAGGGGGGCGTACCTTTTCGATGCCGACGGCAAGCGCTACGTTGACTACGTCGGCTCCTGGGGGCCGCTGATCTTGGGCCACGCCCATCCGAAAGTTGTGGCGGCGCTGCAGAAGGCGGCGAGGCTGGGGACGAGCTATGGCGCGCCGACGGAGCTGGAGACGACGCTGGCAAAGCTGGTGGTGAAAGCCTTCCCCTCGATAGAGATGCTGCGGTTCGTCAGCTCCGGCACGGAGGCGTGCATGAGCGCCATCCGGGCGGCGCGGGCCTACACGGGCCGCGACACGATTGTCAAGTTCGACGGCTGTTACCACGGCCACTCCGACGGCCTACTGGTGAAGGCAGGCTCCGGCGGCGCGACCTTCGGCGTGCCGGACAGCGCGGGGGTGCCCGCGGCCTACGCGGCGCTGACGCTGGTGGCGAAGTATAACGACGCTTCTTCCGTGGAGGCGCTGCTGCAGGCGAACAAGGGCAAAGTGGCGGCGATCATCATCGAGCCGATCGCGGCGAACATCGGCGTTGTGCCGCCGAAGCCGGGGTTCCTCAAGGCGTTGCGGGAGATGGCGGATGCCCACGGCGTGCTGCTCATCTTTGATGAGGTGATCAGCGGCTTTCGCGTCGCCTTCGGCGGCGCACAGCAGCTCTACGGCATCAAGGCCGACCTGACGTGCCTGGGGAAGATCATCGGCGGTGGCATGCCTGTAGGCGCGTACGGCGGTCGCAGAGAGATCATGGAGAAGATCGCGCCGCTCGGCCCGGCCTATCAGGCGGGAACGCTTTCCGGCAACCCGTTGGCGATGACGGCGGGCATAGAGACGCTGAAGGCGCTTTCGGCGGCGGGTGTCTACAAGCGGCTGGAGAAGGCGTCCAATGCGTTGGAGGTGGGATTGGGGGAGGCGGCGCGGAAGAACGGGCGGGAGGTCGCCATCACGCGCATGGGCTCGCTGTTGACGCTCTTCTTCGCCAAGGGCCCCGCCGATTCGTGGGCGGCGGTGGAAAAGGCGGACCGCCAGCAGTTCGGGGCCTTTTTCCACAGGATGCTGGAGTCCTGCATCTACCTGCCGCCTTCGCAGTTCGAGGCGTGGTTCGTCTCGCTGGCCCATAGCGAGAGCGATATCCAAAAGACAGTAAGGGCGGCGGAGAAAGCGCTGGCGGCATAGGTCCAGGCCTATCCACAATAGACAGCTTTCCCTTGTGGCGGTTTTCCTACATGTTGTATACTACCGCCACTCTTTCGGGGGTGGCGCATGAAGCTCTCTTGTCTGCAAGAGAACCTGAGTCGTGGGCTGGCCATTGTGGGCCGCGCGGTGGCAACGCGCACAACGTTGCCGATCACGAATAACGTCTACCTGGCGACGGAGAATGGCAGGCTGAAGCTCGCCGCCACGAACCTTGAGATCGCCATTGTCCACTGGGTCGGCGCGAAGATCGAGAAGGAAGGGGCCATCACCGTTCCCGCGCGCTTGCTCACGGACTTCGTCAATTCGCTCCCGAACGATAAGGTGGAGATGGACCTTTCCGGCAAGTCCAAGAGCCTCCAGCTGAAATGCGCCAAGTTCGAGGCGCGGTTCAGCGGCATGGACGCCGAGGACTTCCCGCCGATCCCGACGATTGACCAGGGCGTGACGATGAAGATCGAGGCGGAGCATCTGCGCACCGCCATCGGCAGGGTCGTCTTCGCGGCGGCGACGGAGGATTCGCGGCCTGTGCTGACGGGCGTCAACCTGGAGGTGGAGGGCGACATGCTGACGCTGGCCGCCGCCGACGGCTTCCGCCTCTCCGTGGACAAGACGAAGGTGAGCACGCCGGTGAAGGAGAAGCTGTCCGTCATCGTCCCGGCGCGCGCGTTGAACGAAGTAGGGAAGCTCATCGCCGAGGCGAAGGACCCCGTGACGGTCACGGTGAACGCGGCGAAGAGCCAGATCCTCTTCTCCATGGAGAATGTGCGGCTCGTCTCGCAGCTCATCCAAGGGGCCTTCCCCAACTATTCGCAGTTGATCCCGCAGAAGCACAGCACCCGGGTCACGGTTGACCTGGAGGAGTTCCTGCGCGCGACGAAGGCGGCTTCGATCTTCGCGCGGGACGCCAGCGGCATCGTGCGGCTGCACATGACGCCGAAGGACGGGGCGGACGGCGAGGGCAAAGTGGCGGTCTCCGCCAGGGCGGAAGAGGTAGGCGACAACGTGGGCGAAATCGAGGCGCACATCGGGGGGCCGGAGGCGAAGATCGCCTTCAACGCGAAGTACCTGACGGACGTGCTCAACGTCATCGGCAAAGGGGAGCTGCTGCTGGACGTGACGAACGCCTCAAGCCCGGGGCTCTTCCACCTCAGCGGCGCCAAGGACGCGAATTACAAGCACGTGGTCATGCCGATGTTTGTGCAGTGGTAGGGCTGAGCGCATAGCGCGCGCTTCAGGATTCGGTCTCCCTCATACAACCTTCGTGTCGTTGGCAAGGGACCTACCGCGGCAATCCCAGACCTCGCGTCGCGATTAGATTTCGTTGGATCTCGTTCGTGCCGCCGGCGATGGATGTGCTTAGCGATAGGGCATACATCCGCAGCAGTCTCCCTGCCAGCTTCGCATGCTTTGATTCGGTCTCAACTTGACCGTACAGGCCGAGCAGCTGCATGCCTACCCGAGCCATGGCCTGGAGCAGCTCTGCCCCAGATACCTTGGTGATTGAGGCTTGGGTGGTGGGGAGTTCTCCCTTGGCAAAGGCCTGGGCCACCCGGTAGGCCATCAGCCGATTCATGTTCACTCGAATAACAAGATCGGCGAGGCTCTGGCGAATAAGCCTTGCCGACGCGCTCTCACGGCTGAGCGCGGAAATATCCCTGACATATGCGACAAGCTCCTCGAGTGTCCTGCGCCCCCTGGCGGAGTAGTCGATCCGTTGCCGTTCGAATGTCAGCAGCGTCACCGATACAGCCCAACCGCGATTCTTCTCGCCGACAAGCCAGCGCTTCGGGATCCGGACGTCATCGAGAGTAACCTCATTGAAATGATGGCCGCCGATCATGTCATGGATAGGCCGCACCGTCACTCCCGGCGACTTCATATCAAGGAGCAGAAAGCTCAGCCCATTGTGGCGAGAGTTTGCCTCTCCTGTACGCGCCAAGAGGAACATCCAGTTCGATAGGTGCGCGTTGCTTATCCAGACCTTTCGCCCGGTGACGATGAAGTCATCTCCATCCTCCACCGCCCGGGTTGTGAGGGAGGCGAGGTCCGAGCCGGTTCCCGGCTCGGAGTAGCCCTGGCACCATACCATCTCCCCTCTGGAAAGCGGGGGCAGAAAGGTACGCTTCTGCTCCTCGGTGCCATGAAGGGCCAATGTCGGCCCCAAGAGCTCGACGCCGATGTCCCGGACTGAGGCTCGATGGTAGGCCAGTTCTTCGAGGTAGATCGTCTGCATGATCGGCGATTCGCCGAGCCCGCCGTATTCCTTAGCCCAACCTATCGTCAGCCAGCCCTTCTTCGCCAATTTCTTGCGTAAAACGAGGATGACCTCCATGTTTCGTTCTTCGCTGCTGAGAACCGGGCCGTCCCAATCCGGCGGCAGCGATGCCTGCAGGAAACTCCGCATATCGTGTTGGAAGCGCTCTTCAGTTTCGGAGAAAGAGAAGTGCATAGGTATCTCCCGGAGGCTACAGGTCGGAGGCCAAGGCCGCGCTGAGCAATGATGTTTCGGTGAATCTCATTTGTCCAACTCGGTTTGTGATAGATCTGCGCAGGTCTCTTACCTTCAAGGAAGGGCGCCGGCGTTCGGCATATCAAAGTCTGAAGACCCATTGCCCAATCATGCGCCGGTTTACCATACATCCCGCTATGGGTTCAATGATGGCCGAGCGCCGGAGGATGCACGCTCGAAGGCCCGATACATCGGGGCCTTGTTTTTTCTCAGGCGGAATCTATGATTGTGGCGACAGCTTCGTCAGGAGCCTGTGATGCAATTCGGATTGTTCACCTGGTTCAACCCGCTGCCTGGGCAATCGGAGGCTGAATCCTTCGCGTGGGGATTCCAGGAGATCGAGACGGCGGAGGCCATGGGCTGGGACACCGTCTGGCTACCGCAGCAGCGCTTCTCCGGATCGCTGATCCTCAGCGCCTCTCCCTTTGTGATGGCGACGGCGGCAGTGGCGCGGATCAAGCGGATCAAGATCGGGCTGGCGATCCACACGCTGGGGCTGAACACGGGGAAGAATGAGGACCCGCGAGTATCGCGCTATGCGGCGCTCTGGCCCTCCGACCCGCTGGAGACGGCGGAGGCCGTGGCGACGATAGACCAGGTGAGCCGCGGGCGGTTCATCTACGGGGCGGGCGGCTACACGGCGGGCGACCCGCAGCGCCAGCGCAACTTCTACGAATTCCTGGAAGTGATGCAGCTTGCCTGGAAGGATGGGCCCTTCCCGGGCTACGAAGGCGAGTTCTACCGCCATCCGCCGAACCCGGGCGTCGCGCCGAAGCCGTACAGCAGGCGCATCCCCATCTCCGTAGCGGCGGACAACCAGAAGAGCTTTCCCAAAATCGGCGAGAAAGGCTATCAACTACTCATCGGGGCCGGAACGTCGCACAATCCGCGCGGGGAATCGGCGATGATCGAGGATGTGAAGCGATACAGGGAGTCGTGGAAGGCGGCCGGCCACCCGGGCGAGCCGCAGATCACGGTGCGCATCCCCACGCACGTGGCGGAGACGAAGGAGCGCGCGCTGCAAGATGTGGAGGAGACGATGAAGCTGGCCTGGGAGCGCGCGCTGAACAAGATGCTGCCGCAGGCGGCCCCGGGCACGCCGAGCGCGCAATCGGCGGAGCGGATGAACCTCTTCGGGACGGCTGAAGAGGCGATCGAGCGCATCCACCGGCTGAGAGAGACCATGGGCGCGACGGAGATCATGTTCGAGACGAACTACTGGGGCCGGATCCCGACCGAGCGCGTGCTGAACTCCATGCGCCTCATCACAGAGAAGGTCATCCCCAAGTTCGCGTGACCGGCCCGCCGAGAGCCATCATGAAGCACGACCCACGACTCTACATCACGGGGCACAACGCCAAGGGCGAGTCCATCTGGGCGGCGGAGCGCGCCCTTGACCTGGCCGCGCCCGCGCAGGGCGTGAAGACGGACCCGCTGTGGCAGATCTCGCGGGTGCCGGTGCCGATGGATGAAAGCGGCGCGGTGACCCCCGGCCTCTTGTGGTTCGCGAACGGGCTCAACTTTCGCTACGTGGTCTTTCCGCCGCGATCGCGGCGGGCTTCCGCATTTGAGAGGCCGCCGCGGGCGGGGCTGCACGAGACGGACACCGTGGACCTCATCGTCATGGTCTCGGGCGAATTGTACGTCGGGCTTGAGGGGACGAAGAGAGAGGTGGCCCTGCGGTCGGGAGACGTCCTCATCCAGCGCGGGACGACGCACTACTGGCACAACAAGGGCAAACGTCCCGCCGTCTTCACCGTCGTCATCGTGGATGCCAAGCGGACGGCCAAGACGCCGCGGACGAAATCAGGCGCGCGCTCCACGAGAGTCGGCAGGCCGGCGCAGATGCGCCGGTGATGCCGCGCCATCCGGCGACCGGGTGATCGTTGGGTTCATGGTCAGTCATACCCTCCGGAGCATCGCTTCTCGCCCCATGCCGTGTGACAATAGAAGGTGCGATGTTGTTTGCCCATCTTTGCGTAAAGGTGTCCTAACGTGAGCGATTCACAGAATCAGCCCGTGAACGAAAACGACGTGAGCCAGGCAGGAGGGATCCTCTTTGATGTCTCCGAGCGCCGCTTCCTCGAGGGGCCGCACACCTGGAGGAACGGGCTGGTTCAGGCTACGTGAGTCTTCTTCGAGATGATCCGCGGCTTCCGCACCCTGCACTTTGTGGGGCCGTGCGTCACGGTCTTCGGCTCGGCGCGATTTTCTGAAGCCAATCCGAATTATGCGCTTGGTCGCGCCGCTGGCTTTGAGCTGGCGAAGGCGGGCTTCACGGTGGTCACCGGCGGCGGCCCCGGCATCATGGAGGCGGCGAACCGAGGCGCGAGGGAGGCTGGCGGCCACAGCGTGGGCTGCGGCATCAAGCTGCCGATGGAGCAGGCGCGCAACCCCTACATAGACACGTGGGTGGAGTTTCACTATTTCTTTGTGCGCAAGGTGATGCTCGTCAAGTATTCCTACGGCTTTGTCGTGCTGCCCGGCGGCTTCGGCACGATGGACGAGGTCTTTGAGACGGCGACGCTGATCCAGACGGGCAAGATCAGGGACTTTCCTCTGGTGCTGTTGGGCAAGGACTTCTGGACGCCCATCCTGAACTTCATGCGCGACCGCATGGTTGGCTACGGGACCATCAATGCGGAGGATATTGACCGACTGATCGTCACCGACGATCCAAAAGAGGCGGCGGTGCGGATCCGCCAGACGGCCTTCACGAAGTTCGGGGTGCGGTTCGCAAGGCCGAAGAAGCGGCGGTGGTGGCTTCTGGAGGGCAGGGCTAAGCGGCGGCCATCGCCTCAGGGCTAGGCGCGCCCCAGGAGATCCTTGAGCACGTAGCCATTGTGCTCCCCCAGGTATGGGAAGCGGCGGATGTCCGCCGGGGCGGTGGAGATGTGGAAGGGCGGCGCGTGGTAGGTGAACGATTCGCCGTCCGGATGCTTCCGCGAGGCGAGATAGGTGCGGTGGGCCAACTGCGGGTCGCTGTGCAGGTCCCCTGGCTTGTGCACGGCCCCGGCCTCCACGCCCGCCGCTTGCAGCTCGCGCATGGACTCATCGGGCGCGCGCGCGCCCGTCCACCCTTCGATGAGCGCCGTCGCCTCCGCCTCATTTGCCCGGCGCGCCTGCAGCGTCGCGAAGCGCGCATCGCGCGCCATCTCCCCGCGCCCTATGGCGGCGCAGAGCTTCGCCCAATCGGCATCCGAATGCACGGCGATGGCGCACCAGGCGTCATCGCCTTTGCAGCGGAAGGCACCGTGGGGCGAAGCGGCGTCCGAGCGGTTCCCCTCGCGCGTTGCGATCCTGCCGCTCACCTGGTAATCCAGGATCGCCGGCTCGACGAAGAGGAGCGGCGCCTCAAGCTGCGAGAGGTCAATGTACGCGCCCTGCCCGGTGCGCCGTCGCCGCTCGAGCGCGGCCAGGACGGCAGCGACGGCCAGCGGCGGGCCGATGTAATCGGTATAGGCGCCGACGGGCAGACACGGCTCGCGGTCCGGCCAGCCGGAGACGTGGACAAAGCCGCCCCTGGCGGCGAGTCCCGCGCCAAGGCCGATGTGGTGCGCATGCGGGCCCGTCTGCCCCAGGGCGCTCATGCTGATCATCACCAGGTCCGGCCTGACGGCGCGCAGGCGCTCGTAGGTGAGGCCCCAGCCCTTGAGGACGCGCGGCGAGTAATTCTCGACGATAACGTCCGATTGCGCGATGAGCGCGGTCGCCGCCTCGATGGAGCCGGGCTCGTTCATATCGAGCGTCAGGGAGAGCTTCGAGTGGTTGTATTGGGCGAAGCGCGCGCTATTACCGCCCTTCACATTGCCGCGCTTGGGCGGATGGAAGCGCAGCTGGTCGGCGCGTTTGACGCCTTCGATTTTGATGACCTCCGCGCCGTAATCGCCGAGGGTTGTTCCCGTGAGCGGGCCTGCGATGAGCGTGGAGAACTCCACCACGCGGATGCCGTGCAGTGGCGCTGCGCTCATATCGCGCCCTGCGCTTTCAGCTTCGCCACTCGGCGCGGCGCGAGGTTGAGGATGCCGCCATAGACGGCGGCGTTGTGTTCTCCCGGCCTGGGCGCAGGCCGTGTGGGAAGGGGACGCTCCTCCGGGCAGAGGATGAAGGTGCCCGGGTGCAGCACGTCGCGGCCCAGGTCCGGGTGGCGCACGTTGGTGAAGAAGCTGCGCGCCTGCAGCTGCGGGTCGGCGCAGATATCGGCCACGGTGCTGATGGCATCGGCCAGCAGGCGGCGCTTCACGGCCTCTTCACGGATCTGGGCCTTCGTCTTCGTCATGAAGAAGCGGAGAAGGTCGTCTTCATATCGGGAAAGCTGTTCTTTTGCAACCTGCTCGATTTTTGTATTTTGGATATCTACATGCTCCAGGCCGCCGGCCATGCCCACTTCCTTCATCCACTGGACCAAGGGCGTCATGAACGGCACCGCGTTCTTGCCGAAGCTGATAAGAAAGGCTAGGTGGCCGTCCTTGCACGGATAGATGGAGCGCCGGGAGACCGTCGTCACCATTCGGCTGCCCTCGCGCTTGAACTCGGCGCGGTCCACCTCCCAGGCCGGGAGGGCACTGCCGATGGGCAGGATGAGGGAGTCCAGGATGGAGCAATCAACGTGAGAGCCTTCGCCGGTCTGCATGCGCGCCGCGTGGGCCATCAGCGTGCCGACCGCCGCGTAGCTGCACCCGTGGGCTACGGCCTGCTCTATGGAGACGCGCACCGGCGGGCGGTCCGGGTCGCCGATGAGGTTCATGATGCCGCCCAGGGCCATGAGCGTCAGGTCGGACGCGCGGTAGTCCTTGTACGGGCCGCTCTGCCCGAACGCGGTGATGGAGGTGAGGACGATGCCGGGATTGACGGCGCGCAGCGCTTCGAAGCCGAGGCCGAGGCTGTCCATGTGCCCCGGCGCAAACGATTCGATGACGACATCGGCCTTTGCCGCGAGCTGCTTGAAGAGGGCCGTTCCCTCGGGCCGCGCGAGATCCAGGGTGATGCTCTCCTTGTTGTGGTTGTAGGAAAGCCACACCATGCTATGGGCCTTGCTCTTGACCTTGGCCACGCGCGGCCCGGAGCTGCGCCCGGGATCGCCGCCGGGCGGCTCCACCTTGATGACGCGCGCGCCCAGATCGGCCAGGATGCGCCCGGCCATGGAGCCCTTTTCATCTGTGAGGTCGAGCGCGGTGAGGTGCGAAAGGAAGCCGTATCTGCCGGGCACGGGATGCTCCTAGATGACGCCCTGCTCGCGGAGCTGGGCGAGCTTGGCATCGTCAAAGCCGAGGATGGAGGCGTAGACGTCCCTATTGTGCTGGCCCAGCTCGGGCGCGGGTTTGTTGAAGTCATACTGCATGCCGGACATGTGCTGGAAGGGCGAGCCGATGACCTTCAGCTTCCCCACTCCAGGCTGGTCCACTTCTTTGATCATGCCGCGGGCCGCGATGTGCGTATCGTGCAGCAGCTGGTCCACGGACTTCACGATCCCGGAGGCGACGCGGTTCTTGAGGAGGATCTGCATCGCCTCCTCTGCCGTCTTATCGCTCAGCCAGACGTCAATCAGCGCATCGGCGTCCTGGCGGTGCTTCCGGCGGCCCTTGCGTCCCGCCCAGTCCGGGTCGTTCGCCAGCTCGTCGCCGCCGACGAGCTTGAGCATCGTCTGCCACTGGCGGTTGGAGACGCACCCGATGTAGATGTAGTCGTCCTTCGCCTTGAAGACGCCTCGCCCGGCCATCTCGTTCTCGCCGCCCGTGCGCTCGATGACGACATTTTCCGCGAAGTACTTGGGGATGGCGAAGGAGCCGACGAGATACCAGACCGTATCGTGCATCGAAATGTCTATCCACTGGCCCTGGCCTGTCTGGCGCTGCTGCATGATAGCGGCCAGGATGGCGATGGTGAGATAGAGCGGGCTGTGGAAATCGGCGACGGAGAAGGGGAGAGGCATTGGCGGCTTATCGGGCTCGCCGTTCATGCCGGTCAGTCCGCCCATCGCCACAACGGCGAAGTCGTAGGCCATCATGGGGCTGTAGGGCCCCGTCTGGCCGAAGCCGGAGAGGGAGGCGTAGACGGCGCGCGGGTTGACGGCCTTCACATCGTCATAGCTCAGGCCCCAGGCCTTCATCATCCCCGGCTTGAAGTTCTCAACGATGACGTCCGACTTCTTGGCGATATCCAGGGCGATCTTGCGTGCCTCGGGCTTCCGGAGGTCGAGGGTGACGCTCTTTTTGCCCCGGTTCCACTGGGTGAAGTGGTAGGGCCACTTGCCCAGCAGCGGCGGCAGCGTCCGTGAATCGTCGCCGACTCCGGGCGCCTCCACCTTGATGACCTCCGCCCCGAAATCGGCTAGGAGGAGCGTGCAGAGCGGCGCGGCGGCGACCCGGGAGAAGTCCAGGACGCGCACACCTTCGAGTATCTTTGCCATGGGGCCTCCTCTCTCATGACTGCGGCGGCGGTTACTCGCCGCGCGGCAGGCCCAGGCCGCGGGTGGCGATGACGTTGCGCTGGATCTCGGAGGCGCCGCCGGTGATGGTGGACAGGGGCGCCGCATGGTAGGCCTGGGCGAAGGCCCCTTCGCCGGGGACGTGCTTGGAGCCGGCCTCCAGCTCGCCGTAGTGCCCCAACATCTCCATGCTCGTATGGACGAGTTCCTTTTCGAATTCGGAGATGAGGACCTTGAGCGATGAGGCCTCATAGCTCGGCATGATCTTGTTGGACATCTGCCACCCCACCTTATAGCAGAGGACGCGTAGGGCGCGCAGTTTGGCGGCGTGCCGCGCCGCCTCCCGCCGGAGGGGCAGTTCGTCCCAGAGTAGCCGGCCGTTGCGCGTGTGGCTTTTTGCGTAGTCAATGATGCTGGTGAGCATCCGCGCGTGCATGCCCACATTGAAGATGCGCTCGTAGGCCAGCGCCGTGCTGGCGTAGTAGAAGCCCTTGTTCTTTTCGCCCACCAAGCGATTCTTGGGAACGCGGACGCCGTCATAGAAGACGGCGTTGGTGCGCGCGCCGCTTACCGCGTACATCGGCGTCAGCTTGATGCCGGGAGACCTCATGTCCACCATAAAGAGGGAGATGCCCTTGTGCTTGGGGGCCTTGGGGTCCGTGCGCACGGCCAGCCAGTGGTACTCCGCCCAGTGGCAGGTGGTGTTGTACATCTTCTGCCCGGTGATGATGAAGTCGTCGCCGTCCTCCACCGCCTGCATCTTGAGGGAGGCGAGGTCCGACCCGGCCTCCGGCTCCGTGTAGCCCAGGGCGAAGTCTATCTCGTACTTCGCGATCTTGGGCAGG
This region of Chloroflexota bacterium genomic DNA includes:
- a CDS encoding LLM class flavin-dependent oxidoreductase, which codes for MQFGLFTWFNPLPGQSEAESFAWGFQEIETAEAMGWDTVWLPQQRFSGSLILSASPFVMATAAVARIKRIKIGLAIHTLGLNTGKNEDPRVSRYAALWPSDPLETAEAVATIDQVSRGRFIYGAGGYTAGDPQRQRNFYEFLEVMQLAWKDGPFPGYEGEFYRHPPNPGVAPKPYSRRIPISVAADNQKSFPKIGEKGYQLLIGAGTSHNPRGESAMIEDVKRYRESWKAAGHPGEPQITVRIPTHVAETKERALQDVEETMKLAWERALNKMLPQAAPGTPSAQSAERMNLFGTAEEAIERIHRLRETMGATEIMFETNYWGRIPTERVLNSMRLITEKVIPKFA
- a CDS encoding cupin domain-containing protein produces the protein MKHDPRLYITGHNAKGESIWAAERALDLAAPAQGVKTDPLWQISRVPVPMDESGAVTPGLLWFANGLNFRYVVFPPRSRRASAFERPPRAGLHETDTVDLIVMVSGELYVGLEGTKREVALRSGDVLIQRGTTHYWHNKGKRPAVFTVVIVDAKRTAKTPRTKSGARSTRVGRPAQMRR
- a CDS encoding TIGR00730 family Rossman fold protein, producing MIRGFRTLHFVGPCVTVFGSARFSEANPNYALGRAAGFELAKAGFTVVTGGGPGIMEAANRGAREAGGHSVGCGIKLPMEQARNPYIDTWVEFHYFFVRKVMLVKYSYGFVVLPGGFGTMDEVFETATLIQTGKIRDFPLVLLGKDFWTPILNFMRDRMVGYGTINAEDIDRLIVTDDPKEAAVRIRQTAFTKFGVRFARPKKRRWWLLEGRAKRRPSPQG
- a CDS encoding CoA transferase, whose amino-acid sequence is MSAAPLHGIRVVEFSTLIAGPLTGTTLGDYGAEVIKIEGVKRADQLRFHPPKRGNVKGGNSARFAQYNHSKLSLTLDMNEPGSIEAATALIAQSDVIVENYSPRVLKGWGLTYERLRAVRPDLVMISMSALGQTGPHAHHIGLGAGLAARGGFVHVSGWPDREPCLPVGAYTDYIGPPLAVAAVLAALERRRRTGQGAYIDLSQLEAPLLFVEPAILDYQVSGRIATREGNRSDAASPHGAFRCKGDDAWCAIAVHSDADWAKLCAAIGRGEMARDARFATLQARRANEAEATALIEGWTGARAPDESMRELQAAGVEAGAVHKPGDLHSDPQLAHRTYLASRKHPDGESFTYHAPPFHISTAPADIRRFPYLGEHNGYVLKDLLGRA
- a CDS encoding CoA transferase; translated protein: MPGRYGFLSHLTALDLTDEKGSMAGRILADLGARVIKVEPPGGDPGRSSGPRVAKVKSKAHSMVWLSYNHNKESITLDLARPEGTALFKQLAAKADVVIESFAPGHMDSLGLGFEALRAVNPGIVLTSITAFGQSGPYKDYRASDLTLMALGGIMNLIGDPDRPPVRVSIEQAVAHGCSYAAVGTLMAHAARMQTGEGSHVDCSILDSLILPIGSALPAWEVDRAEFKREGSRMVTTVSRRSIYPCKDGHLAFLISFGKNAVPFMTPLVQWMKEVGMAGGLEHVDIQNTKIEQVAKEQLSRYEDDLLRFFMTKTKAQIREEAVKRRLLADAISTVADICADPQLQARSFFTNVRHPDLGRDVLHPGTFILCPEERPLPTRPAPRPGEHNAAVYGGILNLAPRRVAKLKAQGAI
- a CDS encoding CoA transferase; this encodes MRRPCPPSPAAPPRSSATSSPPAAWACRAASNRRRSHERGGPMAKILEGVRVLDFSRVAAAPLCTLLLADFGAEVIKVEAPGVGDDSRTLPPLLGKWPYHFTQWNRGKKSVTLDLRKPEARKIALDIAKKSDVIVENFKPGMMKAWGLSYDDVKAVNPRAVYASLSGFGQTGPYSPMMAYDFAVVAMGGLTGMNGEPDKPPMPLPFSVADFHSPLYLTIAILAAIMQQRQTGQGQWIDISMHDTVWYLVGSFAIPKYFAENVVIERTGGENEMAGRGVFKAKDDYIYIGCVSNRQWQTMLKLVGGDELANDPDWAGRKGRRKHRQDADALIDVWLSDKTAEEAMQILLKNRVASGIVKSVDQLLHDTHIAARGMIKEVDQPGVGKLKVIGSPFQHMSGMQYDFNKPAPELGQHNRDVYASILGFDDAKLAQLREQGVI